The DNA region CACTTTAATAATACCCGAGGGATACCCACCTTTTTCAATGCCTGTTTTAGCTTAAAAAAATATTGTGAACGATTCTCTGGCCTATCTACAATGGTAATTAAAAAAATACTTGACATTAACGACGAAATGTAATATTATAAAAGCAAATAAAATACCCCCGGGGGGTATAGGAGGTGCAAATGTACGTTCGCGATAAAGAAGGCATCTTAAGACGATTAAAGCTTTTGGAAGGACAAATTAGAGGCATTGCTAAGATGGTAGAAGAAGACCGCTACTGTATTGATATTTTAAACCAGATTGAGGCTTGTAAAGGTGCGCTGGAAAAGGTTGCCCTTTTAGTTTTGGAAGGCCATTTAAAAGGCTGTGTAAAAAGGGCAATAAAGACCGGCGAGGAAGAGCCGGTGATTCAAGAGCTGTTAGAGGTTTTAGATAAATTTATTAAATAAAGGGGGACGAGTTATCATGTGTGAAACTTGTGGAGCTCACAGCCACAATGCTGAGCAAACGGTAGTTTTAAAAGTTGAGGGCATGACCTGCAACCACTGCAAAATGTCGGTGGAAAAGGCCCTCTATAAGGTAGAAGGGGTTAAAATGGCCGCTGTAAATTTAGCCGAAGGGCTAGCAACGGTTTTATTTGACCCTAACTTAGCTACTGTTGAGCAAATGAAATTAGCGGTAGAAAAAGCAGGTTACGAAGTTGTAGGGGTACAATAAAACGTACCCCTTTTTTAACACAAAAAATTAATTAGGCGTTTAGACGCAAATTTTGGGACGGTGATGGCTATGGAGACGGTTAATTTAAAAGTTTACGGGATGAGCTGTGCAGCTTGCGTGAAAAAGGTAGAAAAGGGTGTATCGGGAATTCCCGGGGTAGAGCAGGTAGTGGTAAATCTCATCAATAATCAGGTAGCAGTAAAATATGACCCGGGAAAAACTGGTATTAAAGATTTTGCAACGGTCATTGAGGAATTAGGCTATGAGATGGGAGTTAATGACTACAAGTTCCGGGTGGAAGGCATGACTTGCGCTGCTTGCGTACAGAAAGTGGAAAAAGTGGCCCGGGGCTTTAATGGCGTCCTGGAAGCCACTGTGAATTTGCCGGCACAAACGCTTACGGTTAAAGCTTACGAAGGGGTTTTAGATGTTGGACGCCTTAAGAGGGAAATCCGGGAACTGGGGTATGAAATCTTTAATTATGAGGAAATTGACCCCTTGGCCAGGGAGCGAGAAGCCCGGGAAAAGGAAATTCGCCATCAAAGGCTAAAAATGCTGGTGGTCTGGCCGTTGGCGCTGTTGGCAATGCTGGGAACGATGCATAATTTATGGATTTTTAAATATTTCGTGCCGGAATTTTTGGGAAACAACTATTTCTTAATGGCCATAACCACGCCGGTGGTTATTTATGGTGGTTATGAGTTTTTTGTTAAAAGTTATCAGGGTTTAAAACGCGGAGTTACCGATATGAACCTTTTGTATGCTACCGGTATTGGCTCAGCCTATATAATTGCAGTGATTAATACCTTATTTCCAAAAGCTGGTTTTGGCGGACCCAAAGCTACTTTCTTTGAATCTGCCGCTCTTTTGACTGCATTTATTATCCTGGGGCGGTATTTAGAAGCTTTAACCCGGGGCAGAACTTCGGAAGCTTTAAGAAAATTAATCAGTTTAAAACCAAAAACTGCCCGGGTGCTAATTGACGGTGCGGAGAAGGAAATTCCTGCTGATGAGGTGGAGATTGGTGATTTGGTAGTAGTGCGACCCGGGGAGACGATCCCGGTGGACGGGGTTGTTGAGCGGGGAACGGCTGCTGTGGACGAATCAATGTTGACCGGTGAAAGTCTACCCGTGGATAAAGAAGAAGGAAGTCATGTTTTGGGAGGCAGTATCATAAAAACCGGTGCTTTAACCATCAAAGCAACTCGGGTGGGAAAAGAAACTTCGTTATCCCGGATAATAAAACTTATGGAAGAAGCTCAAACTACCAAAGCTCCTTTGCAAAATCTTGCCGATGTGGTGGCGGGAAACTTTATTCTGGGCGTGCATTTACTCGCGCTGGCCGCGTTTTTCTTCTGGTTTTTTTACGGCTACCAGGCGTTTTTCACTCCTGAAACCCGCTTTTTAATGTCTCCCGCGAAGATTGCCGAAGTAGGGGTTTTTGGTTTTTCCATGCTGGTAAGCTTAACGGTGCTGGTAATTTCCTGCCCCTGTGCAGTGGGCCTTGCTATGCCCAGTGCTATCATGGCGGGGACCGGTAAAGGAGCCGAATACGGAGTTTTGTTTAAAAACGCCGAGGTAATTGAAAAAATGACCAAAGTAAAAGTAATAGCCTTTGATAAAACCGGCACCATTACCAAAGGAGAGCCGGAAGTGACGGATCTCATTCCTTTCGAAATAAACGAACAGCAACTGCTTGAACTTGCTGGAGTAGCCGAAAAATTATCGGAGCATCCCCTGGCTCAGGCCATCGTCAAAAAATACCGCGAGGTAAACAAGGCTGAGCCTGCAGAGCCTACGACCTTTCATAATATACCAGGAAAAGGAATTATTGCTTCCTTTGCCCGCGTCAATATTCTGGCGGGGAGTGAAAAGTTTCTGCTGGAAAACAATGTCGATACGGCGCTTACCAGAGAAATTGCCGAAAAACTAAAAGCTGAAGGGAAAACCCTGGTTTATTTTGCTGCCGATCATCGGTTAGTCGGAGTTATAGCCCTTGCTGATACCGTTAAAGAAAGTTCCGCCAAAGCAATTGAACTTTTAAAGAGAAAAGGATACATTCCGGTAATGCTGACCGGGGATAATGAAGTTACCGCCAGGGCTATTGCCCAAAAGGTGGGAATTTCCGAAGTGGTGGCCGGCGTCTTACCCGAAGGCAAGGTGGAAGCAATTAAAACTTATCAGGAGAAGGGATATCTGGTAGCCATGGCGGGGGACGGTATCAACGATGCACCTGCCTTAACAGCTTCCGATGTGGGGATAGCCATGGGTACCGGTACTGACATTGCCAAGGAAGCTGGAGAAGTGGTTGTGGTAAAAGGGGACCTATTAGATATTGTCAATGCTTTAGACATTGCCCGGGCAACTTTTGGTAAAGTCAAGCAAAATTTCTTCTGGGCTTTTGTGTATAACACCCTGGGAATACCTTTTGCAGCGGGAGTCTTTTATCCCTTCACCCATTCCCTGGTAAGCCCGGAGCTGGCTGCTCTACTGATGGCTTTTAGCTCGGTGTCGGTGACCTTAAATACTCTACTCTTAAAAAGATTTAAGCCTTCCGGAAAGGCGGTGGTGTAAATGACCGAGCAAGAGGCTTTAAAGAAAAGCCGCGTAGTGTACTGGACGTTATCATTATTAACGGGTTTACTCTTTTTGGGGCTGGCTTTCTTAACGGGTAACTACCGGCCAACAGAGTTAATTGGCGGTTTTCTATGGGTAACTTTTTTAATGCTGATAGTTACAATGCCATTGGTGATACCGTATTATAAAAATAAGGCAAAATAAAATTAAGGGCTGACCGCTAAAAAACCGGTTCAGCCCTTTTTTATTTACTTAAAATGGATTAGAGTTGGATACGGTGATTTGTGGTAAACTACTATTATTATCGATTGTCTGCCCGCTTCGGAAGAAAAAATATTTTTTTTTTAAGTAAAGGTAGATTGAAATATGTTAATTGGTGCAGGGATTTAAAAAAATAAGACGAATTTATTTATCGAGGTGAAACGTATGTTTGATTTAAGCCCGGAACTCCAAAATAAACTTCGTGAATTAAATAGTTTATTAAAAAACCGCCGGGAAAATTTAAAAAACCGGGTGGCCATAAGAGAAATGCTTAAAAAGCGTGGAGCTAAATTTATTAGCCTTAAGAATTATGCCAGCAACGAAAACCTCCTCATTACCGGAATAGATGGTTCGGTAAATTACTACGGAGTCTACCCCTATCGCATCTTTTTTTTCCAGGCCTATGCGGCAACTCCAAAAGGCGATAAAATTATAGTAAGCGATGTTAAAGCACCTTTTTTAGAGGATAAACCAGATGATGATCCCAAAGATCGTGTGCTGCCGGCTTTAGAGCTTGAAGCTTCTTTAAAAGCAATAGACCGGTTTAAGCCGGATGTAATGCTTTTTGATGGGGGGTTTATCCGTTACCGCCGGCACGCTCCCGAAAGGTGGGAACAGGTGGAAAAGGCCCTTTTGGAAAAAGATGTCTTAGGAATTGGAATTATTGAAGAAGCCCAGTCTCAGGCAATTGCCAAAATCTTAACCGACCGGATAGGGATTTACGACCGGGAAATTCTTTTTGGCCTATTAAACCCCGGAGAGGCGCTTTTCTTTGACGAAACCTTAAAAGAAGGTTTCTTTACGGTTTTTGCAAGACTTAGCAGGCATCCCCAGGCTATTGCGGTGGATTTTTTAGAGAGTCAAAAAGAGCGGGCGAAGATGGCTTTAGAGCTTTTATATGCTCTAACTCCAGAAGGTTCTCGCGGAATTCCTTTTTTCCTTGATGTCATCGATTCCAAGACTAAATTATCGAAAGAAACGGTAGAGATACTCCTTGCTTCTTGTTTTGACCGGGAAATCTTAGAGTTATACTTACGACCGCTTCGGGAAGAGCGGCTGCTTTAAAGGGGGTGAATATGTCTTGCGCGTTATTGGTATTAGTACCCAGCAGTTTGTTTATCTGGCTTCGGAGAAAAAGAAGTTTTCGGTAAATGAAATCTTAATTGTAGAAGATCCCGATTTAGGGAATTTACGTGGGGTAGTAATTGAAGCCAAATCTCTAAACCGCTATCTTCCCTTATCTTTTGAGAAAGGTGCGGTTTTAGACCAAAAAGTTTTGGAGAGCTTAACAAAACTTGGGTTTAATCTTGGAGAAGAGGAAGTAAATATTGCTTATGTGCGCTTGTTAGATACGGCATCCTTTCCCATAAAAGTAGGAGCAAGCGCCCGGATCCCAACTTTTGCGGAAGTTTCTGACCTTTTGGTACGACAAACCCCGGATAAAGGACTTATCTTAGGAGAAATTGCCGGTAGTGAAGCTTTAGGCCCACTACCGCCGGAATATTCTAATTTGTATTGTCTCTTAGAAAATAACGAGCCAGTAGCAGGCAGGGGTGTACCTTTTATTTTTGATTATCGTTCCATGGCCGATTACCCTCATGTGGGGATTTTTGGCGGTTCGGGGTCGGGAAAATCCTTTGGTCTAAGGGTGTTTTTAGAAGAACTGATGGCTAAAAAAATTCCTTGTCTTGTTTTTGACCCCCACGGGGAAATGGAGTTTTCTGAACCCTATCCGGGAATCCCCAAAGAAATTGCCCGGGACTACCGGGAGCGGTATCTTGCTTTAAAAATCGGTGAAGAAGTGGGGATACGTTTTTCCGACCTTACCACCCCGGAGCTTATAAGCCTTTTAAATTCAATAAGCGGCATCAGTGAATCGATGGAAAGTGCTGTGGAAGCACTGTTTGAGCCCGGGCGGGACAGTGAGATTACTTTTTCGGATAAATTAAAAGCTTTAATTGAAGCTTTAGAAAATGAAAAACAGTTTAAAGGCTCAACTCTTTCCGACTATTTAGAAGGGGAAGCTCTGAAAAGGTATCTTTACGTCCGGGATATTTACGAAAAATATGGCTACCGGGTAAACCAGTACCAGAGCTTAAAAGGTATTCTCTGGCGCTTTGAAAGCTTAAGGGCCAAAAATCTCTTTTCTAAATCCGTCTCATTAGCCGAATCTGCCCTTTTGCAGAGAAAAACGGTAGTAATTCGAGGAAATTTAAGCCTTCTTAAAATCTATTCGGCGTATATAATAAGAAAAATGTACTATGCCCGGAGAAATTATGTGGATTTACGCACCTTTGGGGAAGCGGGCGAGTATTTTCCGCCGTTTTTCATTGTTACCGATGAAGCCCATAACTTTGCTCCTAAAGGGGATAAGGAAACCCCTACCCGCAGGATATTACGGGAAATAGCCCAGGAAGGACGAAAGTACGGGGTATTCTTAACTCTGGCGACTCAGCGCCCTGCTTTGTTGGACGAAACCATAACCGCCCAGCTGTCTACCAAATTTATTTTCCGCACGGTCCGAGCAACTGACATTGGCACCATCCGCGAGGAAACCGATATTACCGGGGAAGAAGCGGCGAAACTTCCCTACCTGCCTTCGGGTTTAGCTTATATAAGCTCTGCCTGGATTGGAAGGACCATCCCGGTGAAAATCCGGGCAACTCATACTAAAAGCCCGTACACCGAAAATCCCTTTGATGAACTAATAGAGCAGGGAAGTAAAGCTGATGAGAAATTATTTGCTGCCATAAAAAAGTTTCTTCCCCTTAAAACCACTTCACTAAATGCTCTTTTACCTTATATTGGTGATGAATTAGGAAAGGAAATAAGTTATGATGAGGTTTTAACTTTTTTAAATGACCAGGTGGAAAAAGGTATCCTTATTAAAACAGATCACAACCCTTTTGGTTACGAGTATGCCTTAAAGGAGTAGAGAAAATGCGCTTTTTGTATATAACCGATACCCATTTTCGGGGTAATTCGCCCCAGAACCGGCTGGATGATTTTCCGCAAACTTTACGCAAAAAAATGGAGGAAGTGGTCCAAACGGCCCAAAGCTTTCAGGTAGATGCGGTTTTTCATGGGGGCGATTTATTTGAAGTACCCAACCCTGCCATTAATGTGGTGGGCGATGTGGTGCGTTTTTTAAAAGATCTGAGAAAGCCTTTTTACATTGTTCCCGGTAACCATGATCTTTTCGGTCAAAATCCCCAAACTTTAAGTCGCACCATGCTGGGGTTACTGGGGCAGGTGGGGCTTATAAAAATTCTAGAAGCTGGAGAAAAAGTGTTTTTTGAAGAGAACGGGATAAAACTCCAGCTTACCGGTCAGGGATACCACTTTGACCTTGATACCGAACGCGGCCGGGAAGGCTATCTGGTAAAAAATAAAGAAGCGGATTTAGCTATCCACATCGTTCACGGGATGCTGTTAGATCGGCCGTTTCTCCAGACAGTGGCTTATACCTTAATTGATGATATAAAAGATACCCAGGCCGATTTAACTTTAACCGGTCATGCTCACTTAGGTTTTAAAGAAGTTACCGTAAATCACCGCAAATTTTTAAATCCCGGGGCCTTGGTCCGGACTACTGTACTGGCAGCGGAAGTAAACCGTAGGCCGCAGATGGTTTTAATTGAAGCAGGGAGAGACGGGATTACGACAAAGCTTTTACCTCTAAAGTCTGCCCTTCCCGGGGAGCAGGTCTTAAATATTGAAAAAGCAACGGAAATGAAACTAAGAGAAGAACGGCTGGCCCGGATAAAAAGCGAAGTGCGCACCTCCGGCGATTTTCGAAGCCTAAAACTGGAAAACATCTTAAAAGAAATCGCCCAAAAAGAGCAACTTCCCGAAGAAGTCCGGATTGAGGCAATTAAGCGTATAGCGCAAGCCGAAATAGAAATGGCCCGGGAGGGTGGGGAAGATGTATCTTGAAAAATTAATTTTAGTTAATTTTCAGTCCCATAAGTACACGGAGTTTAATTTTGAGCCAGGCTTAAATGTCATCGTTGGGGAATCGGACCGGGGTAAAACTGCTGTTTTAAGGGCTTTACGCTGGCTTTTTTATAACGAACCTAAAGGTACAGAGTTTATCCGGGTGGGGGAGAAAGAGGCTCGGGTGACAGCCTATTTTTCCAATGGCTTGATTCTTTCCCGGGAAAGAAGTGAGCGGAAAAATCGTTATGTTTTAATGAAGCCCGGGGAAGAACCGGTAGTTTTTGAAAAATTTGGCCAGGAAGTTCCACCGGAAATTGTTGAAGCTTTAAGGATTCACAAAGTTCGCTTAGATAAAGATTGGGAAGTCGCTTTAAACCTGGGAAGCCAGTTAGAACCTCCCTTTTTACTGTTTGAATCGGGTACCCGTAAGGCTAAAGCAATTGGCCAATTTCAGGGAGTTCATTTGTTAGATTATGCGGCCAAAAGTGTTTCCCGGGACATTAGAAGTATCGATGAGGAAATCCGTTATAAAAACAATGAAATTACTGCCTTAAAGGAGAAACTTACCGAATTTACCGATTTACCGGAATTATTTGCCCAACTAAATAACTTAAAAACCCGGAAATTCATTGCTAAAGATGCTTTTGAACGCTTAAATACCTTAAACGCTCTTTGGGAAAATTTAATTCAAACCAAACAAAAGATTAGAGAAAACCAGCAGATATTAAAAACCTTAGCGACAGTATCCATAGAAAAGTATGAAAAGATTGAAGCCCTTTATAAACATTACCAGGATTTAACCAGGCTAAAAACTACCTATCAGGGAATTATTTTAAAGAAAGAAGAAGCTATGGAGATTGTTAAACTAACTACTACAATGCCAGAGGTTCAGGAACTTCACAGCGATGCCTTAAACCTTTACTTTAAGGTTAAAACCTTGCGTCAACTTTTGGAAAAATACCAAAAGAGCAGAGAGCAGAGAAAAAGGCTTATGTTCTTTATCCGCGAATTAAAACCTGTAGAGGAGACCAATCAAGAGTACCAAAATCTTTTGCCAAAATATAGATTATGGCAGGATTTGGTTAAAAGTCAGCGGGAGTGGCAAAAGCTTTTAAAACACAAAAACTACTATGCCGGGATAATTTATAAATACCGGAAAATTCCTGAAGCTTCGCAAAAAGTAAAAGAATTAGAAGAAAAATTAAAACGATACGAGGAGTTTTGCCACCTTTTAACTACCCTGCAAACGATAAAACATAAAAAAAAGGAACAGGAGAAAGTAGTTGAAAAAATTACCCGGCAGGTTGTAAATCTCCAAAATCAGTACCGAGAAGAACTTTTAAAAGCGGGCCGGTGCCCAACCTGTAATACCCCTTTAGATGAAGCAACCGTTCGGAAAATCATTTTTTCGTAAAAGGGAGGAGATAGAATGAATTTTGAAGAAAAGCTAAATCAGTTAAAAAAGGGAATAGACGCTGCCTTAAACCATAAAAACCGGGCGGAAGCCCTGTTAATGCATGTCCAGGAACAGGAAAAGGAGCTTTTACGGCAAATTGCGGAGCTTGGAGTAGAACCGGACAAGCTGGAGGAAGAGATAAAACGGCTGGAAGAGGAACTTACCAGGCAAATTGCCGCAATGGAGCGGGAAATTCCCTGGGATTTAATTGAAAAGTTAGAGGCGAAGACTAAATGATGGAAAAATTAACCAAGCTCGAGACGGCAATTAATCTTTTAGAGCAACATTATCTCCTTCGTCAGGGGCAAAAGGCTCAACTGGAAATGGAACTTCAAGAAAAAGAACAAAAGCTACAGGAATTAGCAAAAGAAAGGGAAAAACTGGAGAAAACCCGGTATCTTTTATTAATTGCCGGGCAATATGCCCGGGAACAGGCCAAAAAATATTTGGAAGATATTGCTACCAGTACTCTTCAGTACGTTTTCGGTCCCGAAATATCTCTGGAAATTGAACTTGCCGAAAAGGCAGGGTCCAATACTGCAGAATTTTATGTAGTTTCGGATTATGGTAGCCTTAAAGTTAAAAACCGCCCTGAGGATGCTCGGGGCGGTGGTGTAGTAGATATTTTATCTTTAGCTTTACGCATCTTTCTTTTAAGTGCGGTAGAGCCAAAGATTGAAGGTCCGCTCCTTCTAGATGAACCGGGGAAACATGTTTCGGAGGAGTTTATTGGGTCCTTGGCGCTGTTTTTAAAAGAAACCTCCCGCCATTTTGGCCGCCAGGTAATCATGGTAACTCATAACCAGCACCTAGCAGGCATTGCCGATAAAGCTTTTTTGGTAGAATTAAAAGAGGGAACTTCCGAAATTAAAGAGTTAACTATTTAGAAGGTAAACGGTATTCCGCCCTTTATTTTTGGCTTTATACAGGGCTTCATCGGCAATTTTTACTACATCCCAAAAAGATTTGGCATTTTGCGGGTAGTGCCCAATCCCTATACTAAGGGTAAGGGGTATTTTTTGGTTTCTGGCCACAGCATGGCGGATCCGTTCCGCAATTTGGCGGGCTTTTTCCGGGGAGGTTTGCGGCAGGATAATAAGAAATTCTTCCCCGCCAAAGCGAAAAACTTTATCCTGGGTTCTTACCGAGCTTTTTATGCTAGTGGCGATTTGTTTTAAAGCTTCATCTCCGGCCAGGTGTCCCAGCGTATCGTTATATTGCTTAAAAAAGTCTATATCCGCCAGCAAAAGGGCATATTCAAGACTTGACTGGCTTGCCTGCCAGTCAAGCATTTTAGCTTCTTCTTCTAAAAGACGGCGGTTGTATAAGCCTGTTAAACTATCGGTATATGAAAGCATAAGTAGCTCCTTTACGTTTTTAACCTCGGCGCTTTCAAGGTGTTCTGAAAATTTTAATGGCAAAAGGGTTTTATAAAAGGCCAATTTTAAAAAAATTTCTGACAAGGCAATTGTTAAGAATGGTTTAAAAATACTTGTCAAATCAAAAGGGGTGTGATAAAAAATAGTAGAAAGTAGCATGCCAATAGGGATCGCTAGAAAAAAAAGCGGGAAATACGAATTTTTTATATCTTCCACATAAAAATAAACGCTTAAAAGTAAGACCAGTGGATACGATAGGCTATTTCTCCAGTTGAAGATAAAGTAAAAACTACTAAAGATATAGATGGTTAAAATAACCGTGTAACGGTTTAAGGGTTTTTTTAAAGTTAATCCATATCCGGTAAATAATATTCCTAGAGTGACTGCAAAAGGCGTAACCAAGAGGGATTTATAATCGTTTAAGAGAAATAGTAAAAAAATAAGAATCAACATCATTATTTTTTTGTTCATAACCTTCACCAAACCTTGTTTAAGACTGCTAAAAATTAAATTCAATAAATTTCCTTAAATACCTGCTAAAGTTAACCCAAAATTTACCAACAAAAATTGCAATAGACTGCAATAAACTTGCAAAAAATATTCACGGAGGTAGAAATTAGTGTTTAAGATATCCGTTTCGACAACTTTTGATGCAGCTCATTTCTTGAAAGATTATGACGGAAAATGCGCCAATTTACACGGCCATACCTGGCGGGTAGAAGCTGAAGTGGAAGGACAAACTACCAACGATTTAGGTTTATTGATTGATTTTGGAATGATTAAGGATTATTTAAAGGAAATAACATCCCGTTTAGACCATAAACTTTTAAATGATGTTTTGCCGGTAAATCCCACCGCGGAAAATATTG from Carboxydothermus pertinax includes:
- a CDS encoding ATP-binding protein — its product is MRVIGISTQQFVYLASEKKKFSVNEILIVEDPDLGNLRGVVIEAKSLNRYLPLSFEKGAVLDQKVLESLTKLGFNLGEEEVNIAYVRLLDTASFPIKVGASARIPTFAEVSDLLVRQTPDKGLILGEIAGSEALGPLPPEYSNLYCLLENNEPVAGRGVPFIFDYRSMADYPHVGIFGGSGSGKSFGLRVFLEELMAKKIPCLVFDPHGEMEFSEPYPGIPKEIARDYRERYLALKIGEEVGIRFSDLTTPELISLLNSISGISESMESAVEALFEPGRDSEITFSDKLKALIEALENEKQFKGSTLSDYLEGEALKRYLYVRDIYEKYGYRVNQYQSLKGILWRFESLRAKNLFSKSVSLAESALLQRKTVVIRGNLSLLKIYSAYIIRKMYYARRNYVDLRTFGEAGEYFPPFFIVTDEAHNFAPKGDKETPTRRILREIAQEGRKYGVFLTLATQRPALLDETITAQLSTKFIFRTVRATDIGTIREETDITGEEAAKLPYLPSGLAYISSAWIGRTIPVKIRATHTKSPYTENPFDELIEQGSKADEKLFAAIKKFLPLKTTSLNALLPYIGDELGKEISYDEVLTFLNDQVEKGILIKTDHNPFGYEYALKE
- a CDS encoding heavy metal translocating P-type ATPase yields the protein METVNLKVYGMSCAACVKKVEKGVSGIPGVEQVVVNLINNQVAVKYDPGKTGIKDFATVIEELGYEMGVNDYKFRVEGMTCAACVQKVEKVARGFNGVLEATVNLPAQTLTVKAYEGVLDVGRLKREIRELGYEIFNYEEIDPLAREREAREKEIRHQRLKMLVVWPLALLAMLGTMHNLWIFKYFVPEFLGNNYFLMAITTPVVIYGGYEFFVKSYQGLKRGVTDMNLLYATGIGSAYIIAVINTLFPKAGFGGPKATFFESAALLTAFIILGRYLEALTRGRTSEALRKLISLKPKTARVLIDGAEKEIPADEVEIGDLVVVRPGETIPVDGVVERGTAAVDESMLTGESLPVDKEEGSHVLGGSIIKTGALTIKATRVGKETSLSRIIKLMEEAQTTKAPLQNLADVVAGNFILGVHLLALAAFFFWFFYGYQAFFTPETRFLMSPAKIAEVGVFGFSMLVSLTVLVISCPCAVGLAMPSAIMAGTGKGAEYGVLFKNAEVIEKMTKVKVIAFDKTGTITKGEPEVTDLIPFEINEQQLLELAGVAEKLSEHPLAQAIVKKYREVNKAEPAEPTTFHNIPGKGIIASFARVNILAGSEKFLLENNVDTALTREIAEKLKAEGKTLVYFAADHRLVGVIALADTVKESSAKAIELLKRKGYIPVMLTGDNEVTARAIAQKVGISEVVAGVLPEGKVEAIKTYQEKGYLVAMAGDGINDAPALTASDVGIAMGTGTDIAKEAGEVVVVKGDLLDIVNALDIARATFGKVKQNFFWAFVYNTLGIPFAAGVFYPFTHSLVSPELAALLMAFSSVSVTLNTLLLKRFKPSGKAVV
- a CDS encoding metallophosphoesterase family protein; translation: MRFLYITDTHFRGNSPQNRLDDFPQTLRKKMEEVVQTAQSFQVDAVFHGGDLFEVPNPAINVVGDVVRFLKDLRKPFYIVPGNHDLFGQNPQTLSRTMLGLLGQVGLIKILEAGEKVFFEENGIKLQLTGQGYHFDLDTERGREGYLVKNKEADLAIHIVHGMLLDRPFLQTVAYTLIDDIKDTQADLTLTGHAHLGFKEVTVNHRKFLNPGALVRTTVLAAEVNRRPQMVLIEAGRDGITTKLLPLKSALPGEQVLNIEKATEMKLREERLARIKSEVRTSGDFRSLKLENILKEIAQKEQLPEEVRIEAIKRIAQAEIEMAREGGEDVS
- a CDS encoding ATPase, yielding MMEKLTKLETAINLLEQHYLLRQGQKAQLEMELQEKEQKLQELAKEREKLEKTRYLLLIAGQYAREQAKKYLEDIATSTLQYVFGPEISLEIELAEKAGSNTAEFYVVSDYGSLKVKNRPEDARGGGVVDILSLALRIFLLSAVEPKIEGPLLLDEPGKHVSEEFIGSLALFLKETSRHFGRQVIMVTHNQHLAGIADKAFLVELKEGTSEIKELTI
- the queD gene encoding 6-carboxytetrahydropterin synthase QueD; the encoded protein is MFKISVSTTFDAAHFLKDYDGKCANLHGHTWRVEAEVEGQTTNDLGLLIDFGMIKDYLKEITSRLDHKLLNDVLPVNPTAENIARYIYQELKPKLMVYPEIKLCAIKVWESPNNSATFME
- a CDS encoding DNA double-strand break repair nuclease NurA — encoded protein: MFDLSPELQNKLRELNSLLKNRRENLKNRVAIREMLKKRGAKFISLKNYASNENLLITGIDGSVNYYGVYPYRIFFFQAYAATPKGDKIIVSDVKAPFLEDKPDDDPKDRVLPALELEASLKAIDRFKPDVMLFDGGFIRYRRHAPERWEQVEKALLEKDVLGIGIIEEAQSQAIAKILTDRIGIYDREILFGLLNPGEALFFDETLKEGFFTVFARLSRHPQAIAVDFLESQKERAKMALELLYALTPEGSRGIPFFLDVIDSKTKLSKETVEILLASCFDREILELYLRPLREERLL
- a CDS encoding metal-sensitive transcriptional regulator, which codes for MYVRDKEGILRRLKLLEGQIRGIAKMVEEDRYCIDILNQIEACKGALEKVALLVLEGHLKGCVKRAIKTGEEEPVIQELLEVLDKFIK
- a CDS encoding GGDEF domain-containing protein; translated protein: MNKKIMMLILIFLLFLLNDYKSLLVTPFAVTLGILFTGYGLTLKKPLNRYTVILTIYIFSSFYFIFNWRNSLSYPLVLLLSVYFYVEDIKNSYFPLFFLAIPIGMLLSTIFYHTPFDLTSIFKPFLTIALSEIFLKLAFYKTLLPLKFSEHLESAEVKNVKELLMLSYTDSLTGLYNRRLLEEEAKMLDWQASQSSLEYALLLADIDFFKQYNDTLGHLAGDEALKQIATSIKSSVRTQDKVFRFGGEEFLIILPQTSPEKARQIAERIRHAVARNQKIPLTLSIGIGHYPQNAKSFWDVVKIADEALYKAKNKGRNTVYLLNS
- a CDS encoding cation transporter, whose protein sequence is MCETCGAHSHNAEQTVVLKVEGMTCNHCKMSVEKALYKVEGVKMAAVNLAEGLATVLFDPNLATVEQMKLAVEKAGYEVVGVQ
- a CDS encoding AAA family ATPase, encoding MYLEKLILVNFQSHKYTEFNFEPGLNVIVGESDRGKTAVLRALRWLFYNEPKGTEFIRVGEKEARVTAYFSNGLILSRERSERKNRYVLMKPGEEPVVFEKFGQEVPPEIVEALRIHKVRLDKDWEVALNLGSQLEPPFLLFESGTRKAKAIGQFQGVHLLDYAAKSVSRDIRSIDEEIRYKNNEITALKEKLTEFTDLPELFAQLNNLKTRKFIAKDAFERLNTLNALWENLIQTKQKIRENQQILKTLATVSIEKYEKIEALYKHYQDLTRLKTTYQGIILKKEEAMEIVKLTTTMPEVQELHSDALNLYFKVKTLRQLLEKYQKSREQRKRLMFFIRELKPVEETNQEYQNLLPKYRLWQDLVKSQREWQKLLKHKNYYAGIIYKYRKIPEASQKVKELEEKLKRYEEFCHLLTTLQTIKHKKKEQEKVVEKITRQVVNLQNQYREELLKAGRCPTCNTPLDEATVRKIIFS